A region of the Flavobacteriaceae bacterium MAR_2010_188 genome:
GCAGGGTTGGTAAAGATGAACTCGCGAGTAAGATCCGTGATTATTTTCAACTTAAAAATTTAGATTATTATCTCACCCAAGAAGATAGCGATTGGCCAACTGGCTATGTTTCGGTAACCATCGACCCCAAAGGAACTGCTTCTTACGACATCAATAAACCAGCGGCTTGGGATTATATAAAACTTACCGAAGAGAACATCCGAGCGGTAGAAGCATCCAAAATATTTCTTTATGGCAGTCTGGCTTGTAGAAACGAGATTAGTCGAAAGACCCTTTTTCGCTTGATCGAAAAGGCGAATATTAAAGTTTTCGATGTAAACCTTAGACCGCCAGATTATGATTACGACGAGATTCTAAAACTCATGAAACTTTCTGATGTCGTTAAACTAAACGACGAAGAACTAATGGAGCTCTGCAATAAATTCGAGATTGATAGTAAAGATTTTAATAAGGCTATCGCAGATATTTCAAACAAGACTGCTACAAAAACGGTTTGTGTTACCAAGGGTGATCAAGGTGCTGTCTTGCTACACCAAGGAGAATTTTATGAGCATAAAGGCTATAATGTAAAAGTAGACGACACCGTGGGTGCAGGAGATTCTTTCTTGGCCACTTTGATAACAGAACTTTTTATTCAAGATAAAAGTCCTGATGAAGCTATAAAAAACGCCTGTGCTATTGGGGCGATTGTCGCTTCTAAAAAAGGCGCCAATCCAGAAATTGGGATTTCGGATATTATGACCATTACAGAAAACGAATAGTATTTATTCACTCTAATTCTTCATATTTTGTTCTCTACAAACTATTCCCTAAATAAGACCCAAACTGAAAATGTGTTAGAGGTGTCTTCTGATACTGGTGCTTACTGCAAAATCAATCTTTCCTTGGGCGGGAGTATTCAAGAGTTGGTTTTAGACAATAAAACTATTATCAAACAGTCCGAAAAAGAATATCACCAAGGATTTCACTCTGCTATACTTTTTCCTTTTCCTAATAGGATTTTCGGCGGTAGATATTCATTTGAAGGGAAGGAGTATCAACTTCCTATTAATTTTAAGAGTGAAAACAATGCCATCCATGGGTTGGTTTTTGACAAGGAATTTAAATTGGTGGGCAAAAAACTTTTAAAGGACAAAGCCGTAATT
Encoded here:
- a CDS encoding fructokinase, coding for MNENYDVICFGEILWDIFPNKKVIGGAPLNVALRAHSYGLKVGIISRVGKDELASKIRDYFQLKNLDYYLTQEDSDWPTGYVSVTIDPKGTASYDINKPAAWDYIKLTEENIRAVEASKIFLYGSLACRNEISRKTLFRLIEKANIKVFDVNLRPPDYDYDEILKLMKLSDVVKLNDEELMELCNKFEIDSKDFNKAIADISNKTATKTVCVTKGDQGAVLLHQGEFYEHKGYNVKVDDTVGAGDSFLATLITELFIQDKSPDEAIKNACAIGAIVASKKGANPEIGISDIMTITENE